Within the Enterobacter roggenkampii genome, the region TCAACGTGGGGCACCGTAATCCAGTTGTGGTTTCCGCCGTACAGAATCAACTTGCGAAACAACCTCTCCATAGCCAGGAACTGCTCGACCCGCTTCGCGCCATGCTCGCGAAAACGCTGGCGGCCTTAACGCCAGGCAAACTGAAATACAGCTTCTTCAGCAACAGCGGCACAGAATCGGTCGAAGCGGCGATTAAGCTCGCCAAAGCGTACCAGTCGCCGCGCGGGAAATTCACCTTTATCGCCACCAGCGGCGCGTTCCACGGTAAATCCCTCGGCGCACTGTCGGCGACCGCGAAATCCACTTTCCGTAAACCGTTTATGCCGCTGCTGCCGGGCTTCCGCCACGTGCCGTTCGGCGACATTAACGCCATGCGCACCGTGCTGAGTGAATGCCGTAAAACCGGCGATGACGTGGCGGCGGTGATCCTGGAGCCCATTCAGGGTGAAGGCGGCGTCATCCTCCCTCCGCAGGGCTATCTGCCTGCCGTGCGTCAGCTGTGCGACGAGTTTGGCGCGCTGCTGATCCTCGACGAAGTCCAGACCGGCATGGGGCGTACCGGCAAGATGTTCGCCTGCGAGCACGAAAACGTGCAGCCGGACATTCTGTGCCTGGCGAAAGCGCTCGGCGGCGGCGTGATGCCGATTGGCGCGACGGTCGCCACCGAAGAAGTCTTCTCGGTGCTGTTCGACAATCCGTTCCTGCATACCACCACCTTTGGCGGTAACCCGCTGGCCTGTGCGGCGGCGTTGGCGACCATCAACGTGCTGCTGGAGCAAAACCTGCCTGCGCAGGCGGAGCAAAAAGGCGACATGCTGCTGGACGGCTTCCGCCAGCTGGGCCGGGAATACCCTGACCTTGTGCAGGAAGCGCGCGGCAAAGGGATGCTGATGGCGATTGAGTTCGTTGATAACGAAATCGGCTACAGCTTCGCGAGCGAGATGTTCAGGCAGCGAGTGCTGGTGGCCGGAACGCTTAATAACGCAAAAACTATTCGTATTGAACCGCCGCTTACGCTGACCATTGAGCAGTGTGAGCAGGTGCTAAAAGCGGCACGTAAAGCGCTGGCAGCACTCAGAGTGCGCGTAGAAGAGATCTGATCAATCCCCCCTCTTAACCGAGGGGGATTTCATTTTTCTGGTATAAATATTACAAATTGAAATAATAGTATTATATTTCAGACATACATTTATACTTTTAAAATTATAAAGTTCCTTTTCTCTTACATGATTTTTTTTGCAACCAAACCGATATCCATACACCACCTTTATCTATTTGACCGCAAACAGGGTGCCCATTGTTAAAATCCGGTAAAAACACCACCACTCACATCATTCAAAAATATTAATTAATTCTAATATTATACCTAAAAAAAACTAACGGCATATTATACCACCATACATTGAAATAATATTTCACGGCTCCTAGAATACCTGCCGCGGAACATCATAAACATGATGAAAAGAGCTTTTCAATAAGCCCGTCCATTATGCGAAATGCATATTCTAAATAACGGAACTTGTTAAACGTTATTCAAGTTCACGCTGTGAAAGCATATAGCTTTTACTCAATTTCAATTTGACAGAAAGATGTTTATTTAAAAGGATTTGTATGAAAAAGCACGTTTTAGCAATGGTCATTGCAACGGCAATGGTAAGTGGCGTAGCGATGAACGCACAGGCAGACACCGTCACGGTTTCTGGCGGTACGGTTAACTTCGTTGGCCAGGTTGTTAATGCTGCATGTTCGGTCGCAGCTGACTCCGTAGATCAGACTGTAACGCTGAGCCAGGTTCGTACTGTGAAATTGACGACAAAAGGAATGCAGGCGAACCAGAAAGAAGATTTCAAAATCGTTCTGGAAGATTGCGACACCACGGTAAGCCAGAACGCCGCTGTGATTTTCAACGGTCAGCAAGACGCAGCACTGGCAGGTTCACTGGCTAACACAGCGGGAGCTGGCTCAGCAACTAACGTCGCACTGCAACTGTTCGGACCGGATGGTAACGTACTCAATATCGGTGATACCTCCTCCAACGTGAAGCTGATCAATGGCGAGAACACCATCCCGCTGAGCGTTGACTACATCGCTACCGGTGCGGCCACGCCGGGTAACGTATCCTCGACTGCAACATTCCAGATGGTTTACTCCTGATTCGTTAGCTGCAGTAACACCCCCGGAATCTGATTCGGGGGTGTTTTGCCGATCCATCGAAACGGAGTCACTATGCGACAGGTCACCAGGCAATCAGTGCTGTTTTTCAGCGTATTGCTGTGCGTTGCACTGCCCGCCTCGGCAATTGACGACGGAAGCGTGCATTTTCAGGGGCAAGTCGTCAACACCGGCTGTTCCGTCAGCGCAGAAAGTCAGGACCAGATTGTGCGTATGGGCCAAATACGCAATAACGAATTTGCCGCAACGGGCGATTGGGCAGCACCGACAGCCTTTCAGATAACGCTAGAAGACTGCGATACCAGCGTCAGTCAACGTGCGGGCGTACTGTTCAGCGGCGAGTCCGATGCAAAAGACCCGCAAATTTTTCGCGCAGGTTATGGCGCAGGCGCAGCGCAGGGGATTGGTGTGGGAATATTTGACGCAACCGGCCATCTACTTATTCCGGATACAGCCCCGCCCTGGTACGCCCCCTTGCAGAACGGCGCCAATGTTCTGCGTTTTATGGCGAAATACCGCTCCACACAACCGCACGTTCAGGCTGGTACGGCCGACGCCCAGGTATGGTTTAACGTCGTCTACCAGTAAAACACTCAGAGGCCCGAGTGCCTCGTCATGAGAATTGAGGGAACAATGCAAATGAACACATCACCTACGTCTTTGTCTCGCCTGATGATGGCTGGTACGTTGCTGCTGACAATGGGTCTGGCAACGAATGCCTCTGCAGGTGGAATTGCTTTAGGGGCTACCCGCGTCATTTATCCGCAGGGGGATAAACAGGTTTCATTACCGGTGATCAATTCGTCGGCAGACAATACGTTCTTAATACAATCATGGGTAGCCAACGTTGAGGGTATCAAGTCACCAGACTTTATCCTTACGCCACCGTTGTTTGTTATCCACCCTAAGAAAGAGAACACGCTGCGTATTATGTATATCGGCCCCGACCTTCCTGCCGATCGCGAAACTGTTTTCTATCTGAACAGCAAGGCTATTCCGTCTGTCGATAAAAATAAGCTTCAGGGCAATACGCTGCAAATAGCAACACAGAGTGTGATTAAGTTATTCATTCGCCCTAAGAAATTAACATCCCTTTCCGTGGATGCGCCCAAAACGCTGACGTGTCGGACAGAAAATGGAAAAGTCATCATAACGAATCCATCACCGTATTACGTATCGTTGGTGCAGTTCTTTGTTGGGGGAACCCGTCTTCCCAATTCAATGGTCGCACCTAAAAACACGTTGACGGTGGATATCCCCGGCGGCGGTTCCGGCAGTGTGAAATTCCAGACAGTGAATGATTTCGGCGCAAATACCCCTACGCAGATTTGTTCCCATTAACAACCTGAAATGAAATAGCAGACCTGCATTTTGTCTTCAAGGAAGGAAGTACTTAGCATTTACTGCAGGGAAAAGAGATGAAACGTAATACTTCACTGATTTTTAGCACATTTTCTTTAACATCCCTTACGCCAGTGGCGATGGCGATAGCAGGATTGCTATCGCCATCAGATGCAAGTGCAGAATATTTTTTCAACCCGGCATTTTTGTCTAGCGATCCCTCTGCCGTTGCTGACCTGTCGCGGTTTTCCACCAATGGCCAGGCACCAGGCGTCTATCGTGTCGATCTCTGGCTTAACGGGGCGTTTGTGGCGACTCGCGATATCACCTTTACGGCAAGAAATACGGCGTCGACGGCACAACCGCAGGCGGATGATACCGGTCTGACCGCCTGTTTATCAGCAAAAGCGCTGGAAAACCTGGGCGTTAACCTTCAGGCGTTTCCTGCCCTGACGGCGGAAAAGACGGACAGCTGTATTGATATTGCGTCAATCATTCCCGCCTCATCAACTACCTTTGACTTTGAGCATCAGCGGTTGGATATCAGTATCCCGCAAGCCGCCCTGAGGAATAGCGCACGCGGATATATTCCGCCTGAACAATGGGATGAAGGCATTAATGCCCTCCTGCTGAATTATAACTTCACCGGCTCTCGTAGCCGCGATCGGGGGGAGAGCAACTCAACCAGTAAAAGCTATTTCCTCGGGCTTAACAGCGGGTTGAACCTTGGCCCGTGGCGGTTAAGGGATTACTCAAGCTGGAATTATCACAACAGCGATGACTCACGCAGCGACAACTGGCAGCACATTAATACCTATGTTGAACGCGCGGTCATTCCGCTGAAAGGAAGACTGACGCTGGGTGACAGCTACACCCCATCAGACGTGTTTGACAGCCTCCCTTTTCGCGGTGCGCAAATCGCCTCTGATGACAATATGC harbors:
- a CDS encoding fimbrial protein BcfA, which produces MKKHVLAMVIATAMVSGVAMNAQADTVTVSGGTVNFVGQVVNAACSVAADSVDQTVTLSQVRTVKLTTKGMQANQKEDFKIVLEDCDTTVSQNAAVIFNGQQDAALAGSLANTAGAGSATNVALQLFGPDGNVLNIGDTSSNVKLINGENTIPLSVDYIATGAATPGNVSSTATFQMVYS
- a CDS encoding fimbria/pilus periplasmic chaperone, whose product is MQMNTSPTSLSRLMMAGTLLLTMGLATNASAGGIALGATRVIYPQGDKQVSLPVINSSADNTFLIQSWVANVEGIKSPDFILTPPLFVIHPKKENTLRIMYIGPDLPADRETVFYLNSKAIPSVDKNKLQGNTLQIATQSVIKLFIRPKKLTSLSVDAPKTLTCRTENGKVIITNPSPYYVSLVQFFVGGTRLPNSMVAPKNTLTVDIPGGGSGSVKFQTVNDFGANTPTQICSH
- the ygjG gene encoding putrescine aminotransferase, which produces MNRLPSSASALACTAHALNLIEKRTLDHEEMKQLNREVIDYFKEHVNPGFLEYRKSVTAGGDYGAVEWQAGSLNTLVDTQGQEFIDCLGGFGIFNVGHRNPVVVSAVQNQLAKQPLHSQELLDPLRAMLAKTLAALTPGKLKYSFFSNSGTESVEAAIKLAKAYQSPRGKFTFIATSGAFHGKSLGALSATAKSTFRKPFMPLLPGFRHVPFGDINAMRTVLSECRKTGDDVAAVILEPIQGEGGVILPPQGYLPAVRQLCDEFGALLILDEVQTGMGRTGKMFACEHENVQPDILCLAKALGGGVMPIGATVATEEVFSVLFDNPFLHTTTFGGNPLACAAALATINVLLEQNLPAQAEQKGDMLLDGFRQLGREYPDLVQEARGKGMLMAIEFVDNEIGYSFASEMFRQRVLVAGTLNNAKTIRIEPPLTLTIEQCEQVLKAARKALAALRVRVEEI
- a CDS encoding fimbrial protein, which encodes MRQVTRQSVLFFSVLLCVALPASAIDDGSVHFQGQVVNTGCSVSAESQDQIVRMGQIRNNEFAATGDWAAPTAFQITLEDCDTSVSQRAGVLFSGESDAKDPQIFRAGYGAGAAQGIGVGIFDATGHLLIPDTAPPWYAPLQNGANVLRFMAKYRSTQPHVQAGTADAQVWFNVVYQ